The Oryzias melastigma strain HK-1 linkage group LG15, ASM292280v2, whole genome shotgun sequence genome includes the window GTGAGAGCCTTGCGGGAACCTCCTAAAGAGAGGGACAGCGTTCAACCAGCATCCTTTACATTCCAGATCCACCTTGAAACGTGCAGACAATTTGTCAACACTGTGGGAATGTTTTATGCCGTTTGTTTTAAAGATGGTTTGGGGATAGAAATTATAGGAGGTCATGCAGATTCATTGGTGGTTTCAATAGCTGGACCTGAGCCAGCACCCGTAGCTGTCGGTTCAGTCAATTTCACCCCTTCTTCGCCAGTAATTCCGTTAGGCTTTGTGGTGTCAGTTTccttttgacagtttttgaaGCAGAACATTTTCTTATAAAACAATACAGCCACTCCAAAAACAGCGACGATTATGAGGATGAATACAAAGACTATCCCGACCACCGCACCCACAGAGAgacccgcctcctcctccttgtAGAAAGGGTTCAGCTCGGCCGCGCTTTCCTTCTCACTCACAGAGTTCTTGATCTTGCAGGAAAACTCTTTAACCGTCTGTGTTTCCGCGTCATTATTTATCTCCAGTTTCTTAGTTGCCTTTTTCCAGTCTCGGTCTCCTCCTTTCCAGAAGTAGCTGACGATTCCGGCGCCGTCAACATCTCCTTCACAGTGCAGTGAACAGCTGGCCGAAGTTTCGGAGCACGACAATGGTTTCAGATGAACCGTCGGGACAGGAACTTTTTTGATGATTTGTACTCGAAATCCGACATCTTGGATTACATTATTGATTTCAATGGTGTATTTTCCGCCATCTTCCAGTTTTAGCTTGGATATCGTTATTTCTCCAGTGGAAAAAACCAAGCTGGTTCGGTCCTTAAACTGACCGTAATATTCAGGCTTAGCCGTGCTGCTGTACTGCTCCACTAGCAGGTTACCTTCATGCTTCCACGTTATGCTGGTGATCGGAGTCGGCGGGTTGACAGGCCTCAACTTTAAGGTTCCACCGAAAGCGAAATCTTTGTTCTGAAGTGTCTCTTCGGGTTTAACGAACTCCACGGCCACAGCCAGAACACACAGACCGAGCAGGAAACCCATGGCTATGGAGCAGCGTCGAaagtcctgctggttttctgaTAAACTGTCGAGGCGGACTTCCCTTCTCAGCAACACACCCAAATGGCGTCGTTTTTTTGTGCGTGTGTCTGTTTCCTGGGCGTTAACCGGGTGTTGGCGGTTTGAATTTATCGCTATACTGCCACCAAGCGGTGAGGAGGCTGAACTGTTTTGACTACAGTATTTTCTCACAGGAACACAACTTCTCTCCTCATAATTATAT containing:
- the LOC112161483 gene encoding uncharacterized protein LOC112161483, with amino-acid sequence MGFLLGLCVLAVAVEFVKPEETLQNKDFAFGGTLKLRPVNPPTPITSITWKHEGNLLVEQYSSTAKPEYYGQFKDRTSLVFSTGEITISKLKLEDGGKYTIEINNVIQDVGFRVQIIKKVPVPTVHLKPLSCSETSASCSLHCEGDVDGAGIVSYFWKGGDRDWKKATKKLEINNDAETQTVKEFSCKIKNSVSEKESAAELNPFYKEEEAGLSVGAVVGIVFVFILIIVAVFGVAVLFYKKMFCFKNCQKETDTTKPNGITGEEGVKLTEPTATGAGSGPAIETTNESA